Proteins from one Streptomyces genisteinicus genomic window:
- a CDS encoding SCO6880 family protein yields MTTQSHPITPRRTYLIGRARPNAIVGKNRETGEIALIIAGAFLGMMSGLLVPVLTLRIVLLVGFPMLALAAVYFPYKHRTFYRWFEINRSYKRTLRQGTAYRSGAVEAGTRADGREIEIGPPPGIGRISWLAAPFGPDEIAVLLHADRRTVTAAIEIEGPGVGLRDSEDQEALVDRFGTLLKHVANGDGFVTRLQMLARTLPADPDAHAKDVAQRGDRGAPGWLQESYDQLQSMVSTSSEQHRAYLVACMHYSRELAAEAHAMARAVKASSGARRLDRDAGLAVVMARELTDICARLAEADIRVRQPLGQSRLASLVHSMYDPDHPIDHIQAMSKRNAWPAELDAVEPTYLQAKTRESSTRAPWCHSTAWVKEWPMTPVGVNFLAPLLVHTPDVIRTVAVTMDLEPTEVAIERMLTEKTNDEADASRAAKMNRTVDPRDIAAHGRLDQRGEDLASGAAGVNLVGYITVSSRSPEALARDKRTIRASAGKSYLKLEWCDREHHRAFVNTLPFATGIRR; encoded by the coding sequence TTGACCACCCAGTCCCACCCGATCACGCCCCGCCGCACGTACCTCATCGGCCGGGCCCGGCCGAACGCGATCGTCGGCAAGAACCGCGAGACCGGCGAGATCGCGCTGATCATCGCCGGTGCGTTCCTCGGCATGATGAGCGGGCTGCTGGTCCCCGTGCTCACCCTGCGGATCGTGCTGCTGGTCGGCTTCCCGATGCTGGCGCTCGCCGCCGTCTACTTCCCGTACAAGCACCGCACCTTCTACCGGTGGTTCGAGATCAACCGGTCCTACAAGCGCACGCTGCGCCAGGGCACCGCCTACCGCTCCGGCGCCGTCGAGGCCGGCACCCGGGCCGACGGGCGGGAGATCGAGATCGGCCCGCCGCCCGGCATCGGCCGGATCAGCTGGCTCGCGGCCCCCTTCGGCCCCGACGAGATCGCCGTGCTGCTGCACGCCGACCGCCGCACGGTCACCGCGGCCATCGAGATCGAGGGCCCCGGCGTCGGCCTGCGCGACAGCGAGGACCAGGAGGCCCTGGTCGACCGCTTCGGCACCCTGCTGAAGCACGTCGCCAACGGCGACGGCTTCGTGACGCGCCTTCAGATGCTGGCCCGCACCCTCCCCGCCGACCCGGACGCCCACGCCAAGGACGTCGCCCAGCGCGGCGACCGCGGCGCCCCCGGCTGGCTCCAGGAGTCCTACGACCAGCTCCAGTCGATGGTCTCCACCTCCAGCGAGCAGCACCGCGCGTACCTCGTCGCCTGCATGCACTACTCCCGCGAACTGGCCGCCGAGGCCCACGCCATGGCCCGTGCCGTCAAGGCGTCCTCCGGGGCGCGGCGGCTCGACCGCGACGCCGGCCTCGCCGTCGTCATGGCCCGCGAGCTCACCGACATCTGCGCCCGCCTCGCCGAGGCCGACATCCGGGTGCGCCAGCCGCTCGGGCAGTCCCGCCTCGCGTCCCTCGTGCACTCGATGTACGACCCGGACCACCCCATCGACCACATCCAGGCCATGTCCAAGCGCAACGCCTGGCCCGCCGAACTGGACGCCGTCGAGCCGACCTACCTCCAGGCCAAGACCCGCGAGTCGTCCACCCGCGCCCCCTGGTGCCACTCCACGGCCTGGGTCAAGGAGTGGCCGATGACCCCCGTCGGCGTCAACTTCCTCGCCCCGCTGCTCGTCCACACCCCCGACGTGATCCGCACGGTCGCCGTCACCATGGACCTGGAGCCCACCGAGGTGGCCATCGAGCGGATGCTCACCGAGAAGACCAACGACGAGGCCGACGCCAGCCGGGCCGCCAAGATGAACCGGACGGTCGACCCCCGCGACATCGCCGCCCACGGACGGCTCGACCAGCGGGGTGAAGATCTCGCCAGCGGTGCGGCCGGGGTCAACCTCGTCGGGTACATCACTGTGTCGTCGCGTTCGCCCGAAGCCCTCGCCAGGGACAAGCGCACGATCAGGGCCTCCGCCGGCAAGTCGTATCTCAAGCTGGAGTGGTGCGACCGCGAACACCACCGGGCCTTTGTGAACACCCTGCCGTTCGCGACCGGCATCCGCCGATAG